A genome region from Hoplias malabaricus isolate fHopMal1 chromosome 8, fHopMal1.hap1, whole genome shotgun sequence includes the following:
- the elovl5 gene encoding elongation of very long chain fatty acids protein 5 — protein sequence MEALNDRVNTYIDSWMGPRDPRVRGWFLLDNYVPTFVFTIMYLLIVWMGPKYMKNRQPYSCRGILVVYNLALTLLSLYMFYELVTAVWQGGYNFFCQDTHSAGEADNKIIHVLWWYYFSKLIEFMDTFFFILRKNNHQITFLHIYHHATMLNIWWFVMNWVPCGHSYFGATFNSFIHVLMYSYYGLSAIPFMRPYLWWKKYITQGQLVQFVMTMIQTSCAVVWPCGFPMGWLYFQISYMVTLIILFLNFYIKTYKKHGASSKKDYRNGAATSVNGHTNGTTPAETLKYRKSRAD from the exons ATGGAGGCCTTAAACGACAGAGTGAACACATATATTGACTCATGGATGGGTCCCAGGG ACCCTCGTGTGAGAGGATGGTTTCTGCTGGACAACTATGTTCCCACTTTTGTTTTCACCATCATGTACCTCCTAATTGTATGGATGGGGCCAAAATACATGAAGAACAGGCAGCCATACTCCTGCAGAGGGATCTTAGTAGTCTATAACCTGGCCCTCACTCTACTGTCCCTCTACATGTTTTATGAG CTTGTGACTGCTGTGTGGCAAGGTGGTTATAATTTCTTCTGCCAAGACACTCACAGCGCTGGAGAAGCCGACAACAAG ATCATTCATGTCTTGTGGTGGTATTATTTCTCCAAGCTCATTGAGTTCATGGACACATTCTTCTTCATCCTGCGGAAGAACAACCACCAGATCACTTTCCTGCACATCTATCATCATGCCACCATGCTCAACATCTGGTGGTTTGTCATGAACTGGGTGCCTTGTGGCCACT CCTACTTTGGTGCCACCTTCAACAGCTTCATCCATGTGCTGATGTATTCTTATTATGGGCTCTCAGCCATTCCTTTCATGAGGCCATACCTTTGGTGGAAGAAATACATTACTCAAGGACAGCTG GTCCAATTTGTGATGACTATGATCCAGACGTCCTGTGCTGTAGTCTGGCCATGTGGTTTTCCAATGGGTTGGTTGTATTTCCAGATCAGTTATATGGTCACACTCATCATTCTCTTCTTAAACTTCTATATAAAG acatACAAGAAGCATGGGGCTTCAAGTAAAAAGGATTACCGGAATGGCGCCGCTACGTCTGTGAACGGCCACACAAACGGGACAACCCCAGCAGAAACGCTAAAATACAGAAAATCCCGGGCAGACTGA
- the gclc gene encoding glutamate--cysteine ligase catalytic subunit isoform X1 translates to MGLLSQGSPLNWTETKKYADHVRKHGILQFLNIYNKVKDRQKDVLKWGDEVEYMLMELDDKHEKVRLVLNGKEVLEILQEKGEKINPNHPTLWRPEYGSYMIEGTPGQPYGGTMSEFNTVEDNMGKRRREASSVLNENETLCTITSFPRLGCPGFTKPECKPTPVEKGVSKSLFFPDEAINRHPRFSTLTRNIRHRRGEKVVINVPIFKDKNTPSPFVETFPEDDGEAARAALPDHIYMDAMGFGMGNCCLQVTFQACSINEARYLYDQLATFCPIVMALSAASPFYRGYVSDIDCRWGVISASVDDRTREERGLEPLKINKFRIHKSRYDSIDSYLSCCGEKYNDIELTKDEEIYKQLLDAGIDKLLAQHIAHLFIRDPLSLFEEKIHLDDENESDHFENIQSTNWQTMRFKPPPPNSDIGWRVEFRPMEVQLTDFENSAYVVFIVLLTRVILSYKLDFLIPLSKVDDNMKVAQKRNAVQEGMFYFRKDIFKGCNPVFDSTAAQNGVESDGDSEEYTLMSIDTIINGKEGVFQGLIPILNSYLENMEVDVDTRCTILNYLKLIKKRASGELMTMAKWMREFVAKHPQYKQDSVITDKINYDLLQKCDRISKGQEGCPELIGDPVNRGK, encoded by the exons GATGGAACTTGATGACAAGCATGAAAAAGTGCGTCTGGTTCTGAATGGAAAGGAGGTCTTGGAGATACTTcaggaaaaaggagaaaaaatcAACCCCAA CCATCCGACCTTGTGGAGGCCAGAGTATGGCAGCTACATGATTGAGGGCACTCCAGGCCAGCCCTACGGGGGAACAATGTCCGAGTTTAACACGGTGGAGGACAACATGGGCAAGCGGAGGAGGGAGGCCTCATCAGTcctaaatgaaaatgaaactctTTGCACCATTACATCATTCCCCAG GTTAGGTTGCCCAGGCTTCACAAAGCCGGAATGCAAGCCGACTCCTGTTGAAAAAGGAGTGTCCAAGTCACTCTTCTTCCCGGACGAGGCCATCAATAGGCACCCCCGATTCAG CACTTTGACCAGAAATATTCGCCACAGGAGGGGAGAAAAGGTGGTGATCAATGTACCAA TCTTTAAAGATAAGAACACTCCATCTCCATTTGTGGAGACATTTCCTGAAGACGATGGAGAGGCAGCGCGTGCTGCACTCCCGGACCATATTTACATGGATGCCATGGGCTTTGGAATGGGCAACTGTTGTCTGCAG GTGACGTTCCAGGCTTGCAGCATCAACGAGGCACGATACCTCTATGACCAGTTAGCTACGTTCTGTCCCATTGTG ATGGCTCTCAGTGCTGCCTCACCATTTTACCGTGGCTACGTTTCTGACATTGACTGCCGCTGGGGTGTGATCTCTGCCTCTGTGGATGACAGGACCCGTGAAGAGAGGGGACTGGAG CCactgaaaatcaacaaattcAGGATCCACAAGTCAAGATATGACTCAATTGACAGCTACCTCTCTTGCTGCGGTGAAAAGTACAATGATATAGAGCTGACAAAAGATGAGGAGATCTACAAACAGCTTCTTGATGCAG GGATAGACAAATTGCTTGCCCAACACATTGCACACCTATTTATTCGGGACCCACTATCACTCTTCGAAGAGAAGATTCATTTGGACGATGAGAATGAGTCTGACCACTTTGAG AATATTCAGTCAACCAACTGGCAGACCATGAGGTTTAAGCCACCTCCTCCAAACTCTGACATAGGCTGGAGAGTGGAGTTCCGTCCAATGGAG GTTCAGTTAACAGATTTTGAGAACTCTGCATATGTTGTGTTCATTGTCCTCCTCACTCGTGTGATCCTGTCCTACAAGTTAGACTTCCTTATTCCCTTGTCAAAG GTTGATGACAACATGAAAGTTGCCCAGAAGCGAAATGCTGTGCAAGAAGGAATGTTTTATTTCcgaaaagatatttttaaag GCTGCAATCCAGTATTTGACTCCACAGCAGCACAAAATGGCGTGGAGAGTGATGGAGACAGTGAGGAGTATACATTGATGAGCATTGATACAATCATTAATGGCAAG GAGGGAGTATTCCAGGGACTCATTCCCATCCTGAACTCCTACCTGGAGAACATGGAGGTGGATGTAGACACACGATGCACCATCTTAAACTATCTGAAGCTCATAAAGAAGCGAGCCTCTG GAGAATTGATGACCATGGCCAAATGGATGAGGGAGTTTGTTGCCAAGCATCCGCAGTATAAGCAAGACAGCGTCATCACTGACAAAATAAACTATGACCTACTTCAGAAGTGTGACCGAATTTCTAAGGGTCAAGAGGGGTGCCCTGAATTGATTGGTGACCCAGTCAACCGAGGAAAATGA
- the gclc gene encoding glutamate--cysteine ligase catalytic subunit isoform X2, translating to MGLLSQGSPLNWTETKKYADHVRKHGILQFLNIYNKVEYMLMELDDKHEKVRLVLNGKEVLEILQEKGEKINPNHPTLWRPEYGSYMIEGTPGQPYGGTMSEFNTVEDNMGKRRREASSVLNENETLCTITSFPRLGCPGFTKPECKPTPVEKGVSKSLFFPDEAINRHPRFSTLTRNIRHRRGEKVVINVPIFKDKNTPSPFVETFPEDDGEAARAALPDHIYMDAMGFGMGNCCLQVTFQACSINEARYLYDQLATFCPIVMALSAASPFYRGYVSDIDCRWGVISASVDDRTREERGLEPLKINKFRIHKSRYDSIDSYLSCCGEKYNDIELTKDEEIYKQLLDAGIDKLLAQHIAHLFIRDPLSLFEEKIHLDDENESDHFENIQSTNWQTMRFKPPPPNSDIGWRVEFRPMEVQLTDFENSAYVVFIVLLTRVILSYKLDFLIPLSKVDDNMKVAQKRNAVQEGMFYFRKDIFKGCNPVFDSTAAQNGVESDGDSEEYTLMSIDTIINGKEGVFQGLIPILNSYLENMEVDVDTRCTILNYLKLIKKRASGELMTMAKWMREFVAKHPQYKQDSVITDKINYDLLQKCDRISKGQEGCPELIGDPVNRGK from the exons GATGGAACTTGATGACAAGCATGAAAAAGTGCGTCTGGTTCTGAATGGAAAGGAGGTCTTGGAGATACTTcaggaaaaaggagaaaaaatcAACCCCAA CCATCCGACCTTGTGGAGGCCAGAGTATGGCAGCTACATGATTGAGGGCACTCCAGGCCAGCCCTACGGGGGAACAATGTCCGAGTTTAACACGGTGGAGGACAACATGGGCAAGCGGAGGAGGGAGGCCTCATCAGTcctaaatgaaaatgaaactctTTGCACCATTACATCATTCCCCAG GTTAGGTTGCCCAGGCTTCACAAAGCCGGAATGCAAGCCGACTCCTGTTGAAAAAGGAGTGTCCAAGTCACTCTTCTTCCCGGACGAGGCCATCAATAGGCACCCCCGATTCAG CACTTTGACCAGAAATATTCGCCACAGGAGGGGAGAAAAGGTGGTGATCAATGTACCAA TCTTTAAAGATAAGAACACTCCATCTCCATTTGTGGAGACATTTCCTGAAGACGATGGAGAGGCAGCGCGTGCTGCACTCCCGGACCATATTTACATGGATGCCATGGGCTTTGGAATGGGCAACTGTTGTCTGCAG GTGACGTTCCAGGCTTGCAGCATCAACGAGGCACGATACCTCTATGACCAGTTAGCTACGTTCTGTCCCATTGTG ATGGCTCTCAGTGCTGCCTCACCATTTTACCGTGGCTACGTTTCTGACATTGACTGCCGCTGGGGTGTGATCTCTGCCTCTGTGGATGACAGGACCCGTGAAGAGAGGGGACTGGAG CCactgaaaatcaacaaattcAGGATCCACAAGTCAAGATATGACTCAATTGACAGCTACCTCTCTTGCTGCGGTGAAAAGTACAATGATATAGAGCTGACAAAAGATGAGGAGATCTACAAACAGCTTCTTGATGCAG GGATAGACAAATTGCTTGCCCAACACATTGCACACCTATTTATTCGGGACCCACTATCACTCTTCGAAGAGAAGATTCATTTGGACGATGAGAATGAGTCTGACCACTTTGAG AATATTCAGTCAACCAACTGGCAGACCATGAGGTTTAAGCCACCTCCTCCAAACTCTGACATAGGCTGGAGAGTGGAGTTCCGTCCAATGGAG GTTCAGTTAACAGATTTTGAGAACTCTGCATATGTTGTGTTCATTGTCCTCCTCACTCGTGTGATCCTGTCCTACAAGTTAGACTTCCTTATTCCCTTGTCAAAG GTTGATGACAACATGAAAGTTGCCCAGAAGCGAAATGCTGTGCAAGAAGGAATGTTTTATTTCcgaaaagatatttttaaag GCTGCAATCCAGTATTTGACTCCACAGCAGCACAAAATGGCGTGGAGAGTGATGGAGACAGTGAGGAGTATACATTGATGAGCATTGATACAATCATTAATGGCAAG GAGGGAGTATTCCAGGGACTCATTCCCATCCTGAACTCCTACCTGGAGAACATGGAGGTGGATGTAGACACACGATGCACCATCTTAAACTATCTGAAGCTCATAAAGAAGCGAGCCTCTG GAGAATTGATGACCATGGCCAAATGGATGAGGGAGTTTGTTGCCAAGCATCCGCAGTATAAGCAAGACAGCGTCATCACTGACAAAATAAACTATGACCTACTTCAGAAGTGTGACCGAATTTCTAAGGGTCAAGAGGGGTGCCCTGAATTGATTGGTGACCCAGTCAACCGAGGAAAATGA
- the gclc gene encoding glutamate--cysteine ligase catalytic subunit isoform X3, with protein MRRAGLARERGCGDFKFRHEKTTVEYMLMELDDKHEKVRLVLNGKEVLEILQEKGEKINPNHPTLWRPEYGSYMIEGTPGQPYGGTMSEFNTVEDNMGKRRREASSVLNENETLCTITSFPRLGCPGFTKPECKPTPVEKGVSKSLFFPDEAINRHPRFSTLTRNIRHRRGEKVVINVPIFKDKNTPSPFVETFPEDDGEAARAALPDHIYMDAMGFGMGNCCLQVTFQACSINEARYLYDQLATFCPIVMALSAASPFYRGYVSDIDCRWGVISASVDDRTREERGLEPLKINKFRIHKSRYDSIDSYLSCCGEKYNDIELTKDEEIYKQLLDAGIDKLLAQHIAHLFIRDPLSLFEEKIHLDDENESDHFENIQSTNWQTMRFKPPPPNSDIGWRVEFRPMEVQLTDFENSAYVVFIVLLTRVILSYKLDFLIPLSKVDDNMKVAQKRNAVQEGMFYFRKDIFKGCNPVFDSTAAQNGVESDGDSEEYTLMSIDTIINGKEGVFQGLIPILNSYLENMEVDVDTRCTILNYLKLIKKRASGELMTMAKWMREFVAKHPQYKQDSVITDKINYDLLQKCDRISKGQEGCPELIGDPVNRGK; from the exons GATGGAACTTGATGACAAGCATGAAAAAGTGCGTCTGGTTCTGAATGGAAAGGAGGTCTTGGAGATACTTcaggaaaaaggagaaaaaatcAACCCCAA CCATCCGACCTTGTGGAGGCCAGAGTATGGCAGCTACATGATTGAGGGCACTCCAGGCCAGCCCTACGGGGGAACAATGTCCGAGTTTAACACGGTGGAGGACAACATGGGCAAGCGGAGGAGGGAGGCCTCATCAGTcctaaatgaaaatgaaactctTTGCACCATTACATCATTCCCCAG GTTAGGTTGCCCAGGCTTCACAAAGCCGGAATGCAAGCCGACTCCTGTTGAAAAAGGAGTGTCCAAGTCACTCTTCTTCCCGGACGAGGCCATCAATAGGCACCCCCGATTCAG CACTTTGACCAGAAATATTCGCCACAGGAGGGGAGAAAAGGTGGTGATCAATGTACCAA TCTTTAAAGATAAGAACACTCCATCTCCATTTGTGGAGACATTTCCTGAAGACGATGGAGAGGCAGCGCGTGCTGCACTCCCGGACCATATTTACATGGATGCCATGGGCTTTGGAATGGGCAACTGTTGTCTGCAG GTGACGTTCCAGGCTTGCAGCATCAACGAGGCACGATACCTCTATGACCAGTTAGCTACGTTCTGTCCCATTGTG ATGGCTCTCAGTGCTGCCTCACCATTTTACCGTGGCTACGTTTCTGACATTGACTGCCGCTGGGGTGTGATCTCTGCCTCTGTGGATGACAGGACCCGTGAAGAGAGGGGACTGGAG CCactgaaaatcaacaaattcAGGATCCACAAGTCAAGATATGACTCAATTGACAGCTACCTCTCTTGCTGCGGTGAAAAGTACAATGATATAGAGCTGACAAAAGATGAGGAGATCTACAAACAGCTTCTTGATGCAG GGATAGACAAATTGCTTGCCCAACACATTGCACACCTATTTATTCGGGACCCACTATCACTCTTCGAAGAGAAGATTCATTTGGACGATGAGAATGAGTCTGACCACTTTGAG AATATTCAGTCAACCAACTGGCAGACCATGAGGTTTAAGCCACCTCCTCCAAACTCTGACATAGGCTGGAGAGTGGAGTTCCGTCCAATGGAG GTTCAGTTAACAGATTTTGAGAACTCTGCATATGTTGTGTTCATTGTCCTCCTCACTCGTGTGATCCTGTCCTACAAGTTAGACTTCCTTATTCCCTTGTCAAAG GTTGATGACAACATGAAAGTTGCCCAGAAGCGAAATGCTGTGCAAGAAGGAATGTTTTATTTCcgaaaagatatttttaaag GCTGCAATCCAGTATTTGACTCCACAGCAGCACAAAATGGCGTGGAGAGTGATGGAGACAGTGAGGAGTATACATTGATGAGCATTGATACAATCATTAATGGCAAG GAGGGAGTATTCCAGGGACTCATTCCCATCCTGAACTCCTACCTGGAGAACATGGAGGTGGATGTAGACACACGATGCACCATCTTAAACTATCTGAAGCTCATAAAGAAGCGAGCCTCTG GAGAATTGATGACCATGGCCAAATGGATGAGGGAGTTTGTTGCCAAGCATCCGCAGTATAAGCAAGACAGCGTCATCACTGACAAAATAAACTATGACCTACTTCAGAAGTGTGACCGAATTTCTAAGGGTCAAGAGGGGTGCCCTGAATTGATTGGTGACCCAGTCAACCGAGGAAAATGA